In Streptomyces sp. DG2A-72, one genomic interval encodes:
- a CDS encoding SGNH/GDSL hydrolase family protein, protein MRSSWIVGVLLAGVLLGACGDPASEPEKAPPTPSAPGGTTRQQAPATPTTPMKAPTVLYLGDSLAMENQKVLGQELRKDLDAEYTSAPYSGTTLCDYLEGTGKRSLVPDAHKAAALVRSLHPDYVVLQFWGNAWGYTWCMDGITHAKAPSTYFARYAADAERLTEQIAAAGGSGRPRIVWVLQGPDPITPDRVRRVNAIYEERAATSGDVVADAGRTVSPDGARYTWAKYLPCTPYEREHPDYCTQPGGDRTELHFGDDYLHFCLAPTTSTPKPCPVRSPGILRIAREITRVIGERARSR, encoded by the coding sequence ATGCGGAGCTCGTGGATCGTGGGGGTGCTGCTGGCCGGGGTACTGCTCGGCGCGTGCGGGGATCCGGCGTCCGAGCCGGAGAAGGCACCGCCCACACCCTCCGCGCCCGGGGGCACTACACGACAGCAGGCGCCGGCCACACCGACGACGCCGATGAAGGCTCCCACCGTGCTCTACCTCGGTGACTCCCTCGCGATGGAGAACCAGAAGGTGCTGGGGCAGGAGCTGCGCAAGGACCTGGACGCCGAGTACACCAGCGCCCCGTACTCGGGCACCACGCTCTGCGACTACCTGGAGGGCACGGGCAAGCGCTCCCTCGTCCCGGACGCGCACAAGGCGGCCGCCCTGGTGCGTTCCCTGCACCCGGACTACGTGGTGCTGCAGTTCTGGGGCAACGCCTGGGGCTACACCTGGTGCATGGACGGGATCACGCACGCCAAGGCCCCGAGCACGTACTTCGCGCGGTACGCCGCCGACGCCGAACGCCTCACCGAACAGATCGCCGCGGCCGGAGGATCCGGGCGCCCGCGGATCGTCTGGGTGTTGCAGGGCCCGGACCCGATCACCCCCGACCGGGTCCGGCGCGTGAACGCCATCTACGAAGAGCGGGCCGCCACTTCGGGTGACGTCGTCGCCGACGCGGGCAGGACGGTCAGCCCGGACGGCGCCCGCTACACCTGGGCGAAGTACCTGCCCTGCACGCCGTACGAGCGCGAGCATCCCGACTACTGCACCCAGCCGGGCGGCGACCGGACCGAGCTGCATTTCGGCGACGACTATCTGCACTTCTGTCTGGCGCCCACGACGTCCACCCCGAAGCCGTGCCCGGTCCGCTCCCCCGGCATCCTGCGCATCGCCAGGGAGATCACTCGGGTGATCGGCGAACGAGCTCGGTCTCGATGA
- a CDS encoding response regulator: MPPGSSPRPGHHVTAVHTGADALTATRSDLSDVVLCDLGLPDIDGYAVARGVRARPHGRRIRLIAVSAFGQGTDRALSRAAGFDTHLAKPLPLTDLLDLLDLLDLLEHP, translated from the coding sequence GTGCCGCCTGGCAGCAGTCCGCGACCGGGCCACCATGTCACCGCCGTGCACACGGGCGCCGACGCGCTCACCGCCACACGGTCCGACCTGTCCGACGTCGTCCTGTGCGACCTGGGCCTGCCCGACATCGACGGCTACGCGGTCGCGCGGGGCGTGCGGGCCCGGCCGCACGGCAGGCGGATCCGGCTGATCGCGGTGTCGGCCTTCGGCCAGGGCACCGATCGCGCGCTGTCCCGCGCCGCCGGATTCGACACCCACTTGGCGAAGCCGCTGCCGCTCACCGATCTGCTGGACCTGCTGGACCTGCTGGACCTGCTGGAGCATCCGTGA
- a CDS encoding LacI family DNA-binding transcriptional regulator — translation MGDRQLPTIKTVAARAGVGRTTVSRVINGSELVSEKARAAVLAAIAELNYVPNSVARGLVTSRTNSVALVIPESESRLGSEPYFSAVIRGVSTALAETRTQLQLVLVRDQAERDQLTQSVAERRVDGVLLVSVHEHDPLPGLLEDMGLPTVLAGRRSPDESLSHVHSDNAGGAAAAVDHLLTRGRRTVTTISGPLDMDVARSRLQGWREALDKAGHEATDRLVASADFTEEGGKAAMRSLLEHVPELDAVFVASDVMAAGALAELRRRGRSVPGDVAVVGFDDSIIARHTNPPLSTVRQPVEEIGSMIAHILLEEIGDPEEPRRRVTLPTELVVRESS, via the coding sequence ATGGGGGACAGACAACTCCCGACCATCAAGACCGTGGCCGCGCGCGCCGGTGTCGGACGCACCACGGTTTCACGAGTCATCAACGGCTCCGAGCTCGTCAGCGAGAAGGCCAGGGCCGCCGTGCTCGCCGCGATCGCCGAGCTGAACTACGTCCCGAACTCGGTTGCCCGGGGGCTGGTGACGAGCAGGACGAACTCCGTGGCCCTGGTGATCCCCGAGTCGGAGAGCAGACTGGGCTCGGAGCCCTACTTCTCGGCGGTCATCCGCGGGGTCAGCACTGCCCTCGCGGAGACCCGCACGCAGCTCCAACTGGTGCTTGTCCGCGACCAGGCCGAGCGGGACCAGCTCACCCAGTCGGTTGCGGAACGCCGTGTCGACGGAGTGCTCCTGGTCTCGGTGCACGAGCACGACCCGCTGCCGGGCCTGCTGGAGGACATGGGGCTGCCCACGGTGCTCGCCGGGCGCCGTTCCCCCGACGAGTCGCTCAGCCATGTGCACTCCGACAACGCGGGCGGGGCCGCGGCGGCCGTCGATCACCTCCTCACGCGAGGGCGGCGAACCGTCACCACCATCAGCGGACCGCTCGACATGGACGTGGCGCGCAGCAGGCTCCAGGGCTGGCGCGAGGCCCTCGATAAGGCGGGCCACGAGGCCACGGACCGGCTCGTGGCCTCGGCCGACTTCACCGAGGAGGGCGGCAAGGCGGCGATGCGTTCACTCCTTGAACACGTCCCCGAGCTCGACGCCGTGTTCGTCGCCTCGGACGTCATGGCGGCGGGGGCACTGGCGGAGCTGCGCAGGCGAGGGAGGAGCGTCCCCGGCGACGTGGCCGTGGTCGGATTCGACGACTCCATCATCGCCCGGCACACCAATCCGCCCCTCAGCACGGTTCGTCAGCCCGTCGAGGAGATCGGCAGCATGATCGCCCACATCCTTCTGGAGGAGATCGGCGATCCCGAGGAGCCGCGTCGGCGCGTCACGCTTCCCACTGAGCTCGTCGTACGCGAATCGTCATGA
- a CDS encoding carbohydrate ABC transporter permease, which produces MGAERQRRRTLLHRLDVRGAPYAFVAPFFVVFAAFSFYPLIYTSWISLHRVELSTLNLMEWVGFDNYTALWDDDRFWNALFNTFTIGVLSTVPQLLMALGLAHLLNYRLRGSTFFRVAALTPYATSVGAAALVFTMLFERDFGMINWMLSLVGVDNIDWENNKWAAQTAISSIVIWRWTGYNALLYLAAMQAIPRDRYEAAAIDGASRWQQFLKVTVPGIRSTIVFTIVLSTIGATQLFGEPLIFGQGPNGITGGADNQYQTLGLLLYEEGWKNYQMGRAATVAWAMFLVLILVFVVQRVVKRVLARKA; this is translated from the coding sequence ATCGGCGCGGAGCGTCAGCGGCGCCGTACGCTGCTGCACCGTCTCGACGTCCGGGGCGCGCCGTACGCCTTCGTCGCCCCGTTCTTCGTCGTCTTCGCCGCCTTCAGCTTCTACCCGCTCATCTACACCTCGTGGATCTCGCTGCACCGCGTAGAACTGTCGACCCTGAACCTCATGGAGTGGGTCGGCTTCGACAACTACACGGCGCTGTGGGACGACGACCGCTTCTGGAACGCGCTGTTCAACACCTTCACCATCGGCGTCCTGTCGACCGTGCCGCAGCTGCTGATGGCGCTCGGACTGGCGCACCTGCTCAACTACCGGCTGCGCGGCTCGACGTTCTTCCGCGTCGCCGCCCTGACGCCGTACGCCACGTCGGTCGGTGCCGCGGCCCTGGTGTTCACGATGCTCTTCGAACGCGACTTCGGCATGATCAACTGGATGCTGAGCCTGGTCGGTGTCGACAACATCGACTGGGAGAACAACAAGTGGGCCGCGCAGACGGCGATTTCCTCGATCGTCATCTGGCGCTGGACCGGCTACAACGCCCTGCTCTACCTCGCGGCGATGCAGGCGATCCCGCGCGACCGCTACGAAGCCGCGGCCATCGACGGCGCTTCGCGGTGGCAGCAGTTCCTGAAGGTCACCGTCCCCGGCATCCGCTCCACCATCGTGTTCACCATCGTCCTGTCCACGATCGGCGCCACCCAGCTCTTCGGTGAGCCCCTGATCTTCGGCCAGGGCCCGAACGGCATCACCGGGGGAGCGGACAACCAGTACCAGACGCTGGGTCTGCTGCTGTACGAGGAGGGCTGGAAGAACTACCAGATGGGCCGGGCCGCCACGGTCGCC
- a CDS encoding VOC family protein, whose amino-acid sequence MAVQPEGTPCWADAMFSDVEGAKSFYGDVLGWTFGEEATEYGNYTQAYVDGKAVAAVVPPMPGQEDQSQWCLYFASPDVAATAAKIRDNGGQVVMEPMAVSDFGSMCLASDPGGVVFGVWQAGTHEGFEAPMDQPGAFCWAEIFTREPEKSDTFFPAVFPYTSQQMDDDAMDFRVYNVGGNPALGRMKMTEEFPPEVPPYINVYFAVTDCDDAVAKATKLGAILRFGPMDSPFGRFAALTDPQGANFSVIDTTNIQGEMPKLTDV is encoded by the coding sequence ATGGCGGTACAACCTGAGGGAACCCCCTGTTGGGCCGATGCGATGTTCAGCGACGTCGAGGGAGCGAAGAGCTTCTACGGCGACGTCCTCGGCTGGACGTTCGGCGAAGAGGCGACGGAGTACGGCAACTACACCCAGGCCTACGTGGACGGCAAGGCGGTCGCCGCCGTCGTACCGCCGATGCCCGGCCAGGAAGACCAGTCCCAGTGGTGTCTGTATTTCGCGTCGCCGGACGTGGCCGCCACCGCGGCCAAGATCCGTGACAACGGTGGCCAGGTGGTGATGGAGCCGATGGCGGTGAGCGACTTCGGCAGCATGTGCCTGGCGAGCGACCCCGGCGGCGTCGTGTTCGGCGTGTGGCAGGCGGGCACCCACGAGGGGTTCGAGGCGCCGATGGACCAGCCGGGCGCGTTCTGCTGGGCGGAGATCTTCACCCGTGAACCCGAGAAGTCGGACACGTTCTTCCCCGCCGTCTTCCCGTACACGTCCCAGCAGATGGACGACGACGCGATGGACTTCCGGGTCTACAACGTCGGAGGCAACCCCGCCCTGGGCCGGATGAAGATGACCGAGGAATTCCCGCCCGAGGTGCCGCCGTACATCAACGTCTACTTCGCTGTCACCGACTGCGACGACGCCGTCGCCAAGGCCACCAAGCTCGGCGCGATCCTGCGGTTCGGGCCGATGGACAGCCCCTTCGGACGGTTCGCGGCCCTCACCGACCCGCAGGGCGCGAACTTCTCGGTGATCGACACCACGAACATCCAGGGTGAGATGCCCAAGCTCACCGACGTCTGA
- a CDS encoding aminoglycoside phosphotransferase family protein, whose protein sequence is MCAQKIRPDEVDIDAALVSRLIARQFPEWAGLPVARLESSGTENAMFRLGDELVVRLPRHPGAVADVEHEQRWLPLLGPLLPAAVPEPVGQGVAGDGFPWAWSVFRWLDGRNPAVDALDDPETLAGELAAFVGALRRVDPMGAPVGYRGIPLAARDAPTREAIVQLAGAVDTDAVTALWEAALRVPEHTGPPVWAHGDLSPGNVLVADGRLSAVIDFGTLGVGDPAVDLIVAWNLLPASARPVLRHALGADDAQWARGRGWALSISLIQLPYYWETNPPLAANSRHVIKEILAEAG, encoded by the coding sequence ATGTGTGCCCAGAAGATACGTCCGGACGAAGTGGACATCGACGCCGCGCTGGTGAGCCGGCTGATCGCCCGGCAGTTCCCGGAGTGGGCGGGGCTGCCCGTGGCGCGGCTGGAGTCCTCCGGCACCGAGAACGCGATGTTCCGGCTCGGCGACGAGCTGGTCGTACGGCTCCCCCGGCATCCCGGTGCCGTCGCGGACGTCGAGCACGAGCAGCGCTGGCTGCCCCTGCTGGGGCCGCTGCTACCGGCCGCGGTGCCCGAGCCGGTCGGGCAGGGTGTGGCGGGCGACGGATTCCCGTGGGCGTGGTCGGTGTTCCGGTGGCTGGACGGGCGTAATCCGGCCGTCGACGCGCTCGACGATCCCGAGACGCTGGCCGGGGAGCTGGCGGCGTTCGTCGGTGCGCTGCGCCGTGTGGACCCCATGGGCGCGCCGGTCGGCTACCGGGGGATTCCGCTGGCGGCCCGGGACGCGCCGACGCGTGAGGCGATCGTCCAGCTGGCGGGCGCCGTGGACACGGACGCGGTGACGGCGCTGTGGGAGGCGGCCCTGCGGGTCCCGGAGCACACCGGGCCGCCCGTCTGGGCGCACGGGGACCTGTCACCCGGAAACGTGCTGGTGGCCGACGGGCGGCTGAGCGCCGTGATCGACTTCGGGACCCTGGGCGTCGGCGACCCGGCCGTGGATCTGATCGTGGCCTGGAATCTCCTGCCCGCGTCGGCCCGCCCCGTCCTCCGTCACGCTCTCGGTGCCGACGACGCCCAGTGGGCGCGGGGCCGGGGCTGGGCGCTGTCGATCTCGCTGATCCAGCTGCCGTACTACTGGGAGACGAACCCGCCGCTGGCG
- a CDS encoding zinc-binding alcohol dehydrogenase family protein, with protein sequence MRAWAVVRPAPVEEGPLRFVERPVPVPGDDELLVHVRACGVCRTDLHVAEGDLPVHRPEVTPGHEVVGVVSAVGAAASAARWGSPRPKAGGGFAVGDRVGVAWLRRTDGTCAYCLRGAENLCPRSEYTGWDADGGYAEYTTVPAAFAHRLPEGLDDVAAAPLLCAGIIGYRALRRASLPPGGRLGLYGFGGSAHLCAQVALAEGATVHVLTRGAAARRLALELGVASARGAHEAPPEPLDAAILFAPVGDLVPVALRALDRGGILSIAGIHLTDIPSLRYESELFHEKELRSVTSNTREDAREFLALAARHDVHATTHAYPLSAADRALADLKHGRFDGAAVLVNDVAR encoded by the coding sequence ATGCGGGCGTGGGCCGTGGTGCGGCCGGCGCCCGTCGAGGAGGGGCCCCTCAGGTTCGTGGAGAGACCGGTGCCGGTGCCAGGGGACGACGAGCTGCTGGTGCATGTGCGCGCGTGCGGGGTGTGCCGGACCGACCTGCACGTGGCCGAGGGAGACCTGCCGGTCCATCGGCCGGAGGTGACGCCGGGGCACGAGGTCGTCGGCGTGGTCTCGGCGGTCGGGGCGGCGGCGAGCGCAGCGAGATGGGGGTCCCCCCGGCCGAAGGCTGGGGGAGGGTTCGCGGTCGGCGACCGGGTCGGCGTGGCCTGGCTGCGGCGGACCGACGGCACCTGTGCGTACTGTCTGCGCGGGGCGGAGAACCTGTGCCCGCGCTCCGAGTACACCGGCTGGGACGCCGACGGCGGTTACGCGGAGTACACGACGGTTCCGGCCGCGTTCGCACACCGGCTCCCCGAGGGCCTCGACGACGTGGCGGCGGCGCCCCTGCTGTGCGCCGGGATCATCGGCTACCGCGCGCTGCGGCGGGCGTCGCTCCCGCCGGGCGGGCGGCTCGGGCTGTACGGCTTCGGCGGCAGCGCCCATCTGTGCGCGCAGGTGGCACTGGCCGAGGGCGCCACCGTGCATGTGCTGACCCGGGGTGCGGCGGCGCGGCGGCTGGCGCTGGAGCTGGGGGTGGCGTCGGCGCGCGGTGCGCACGAGGCTCCGCCGGAACCCCTGGACGCGGCGATCCTGTTCGCACCGGTCGGCGACCTGGTGCCGGTCGCGCTGCGCGCCCTCGACCGCGGCGGCATCCTGTCGATCGCCGGAATCCACCTCACCGACATCCCGTCCCTGCGCTACGAGAGCGAACTGTTCCACGAGAAGGAGCTGCGCAGCGTCACCTCCAACACCCGTGAGGACGCCCGGGAGTTCCTGGCACTGGCCGCCCGGCACGACGTCCACGCCACGACGCACGCCTATCCGCTGTCGGCGGCCGATCGGGCGCTGGCCGACCTCAAGCACGGCCGCTTCGACGGGGCGGCGGTGCTGGTGAACGACGTGGCGCGGTGA
- a CDS encoding extracellular solute-binding protein: MDKLRRKLRMRVVAAVSAASALGLVVGCGGSSDGGTGGGKKDGKVTITMGLFGVMGFKETDLLDKYMKEHPNVTIKADVAGDEQTYYTALQTHLAAGSGLKDIQGIEIGRAKELSDTQKDKFVDLAGVAGTEHFLPWKQSQVTTEDKKVIGLGTDIGPMAVCYRKDLFEQAGLPTDRDEVAKLWEGDWSKYVDAGKRFKQNSKDDKVAFMDSSSGLFNAMIYGDSQQFYDKEGELIYATNPVVKDAWKLASEAATSDLTAKLRQFQPGWDPGLANSTFASTVCPAWMLAHISEKAGPNNKGKWDVAKAPKGANWGGAFLGVMEKSPVKKEAQELVAWLTAPEQQAYIFKKLGNLPSSQTALEMPEVVDAKSDYFSGAPIGQIFGAAAQEIPDEQVLGRKDGTIKDIFSQGLTLIEAQNKSPNEAWKTTDERIEKAAG, encoded by the coding sequence ATGGACAAGTTACGAAGGAAGTTGCGTATGAGAGTCGTGGCCGCAGTATCGGCCGCGTCGGCTCTCGGTCTGGTCGTGGGCTGCGGGGGCAGCAGTGACGGGGGGACCGGTGGGGGGAAGAAGGACGGCAAGGTCACCATCACCATGGGCCTGTTCGGCGTCATGGGCTTCAAGGAGACCGATCTGCTCGACAAGTACATGAAGGAGCACCCGAACGTCACCATCAAGGCGGACGTCGCGGGCGACGAGCAGACCTACTACACCGCCCTGCAGACCCACTTGGCCGCCGGCAGCGGGCTGAAGGACATCCAGGGCATAGAGATTGGTAGGGCCAAGGAACTGTCCGACACGCAGAAGGACAAGTTCGTCGATCTGGCCGGTGTGGCCGGGACGGAACACTTCCTTCCGTGGAAGCAGAGCCAGGTCACCACCGAGGACAAGAAGGTCATCGGCCTCGGCACCGACATCGGCCCGATGGCGGTCTGCTACCGCAAGGACCTCTTCGAGCAGGCCGGCCTGCCCACCGACCGCGACGAGGTCGCCAAGCTGTGGGAGGGCGACTGGTCGAAGTACGTCGACGCGGGCAAGCGGTTCAAGCAGAACTCGAAGGACGACAAGGTCGCCTTCATGGACAGCTCCAGCGGGCTGTTCAACGCCATGATCTACGGCGACTCCCAGCAGTTCTACGACAAGGAGGGCGAGCTGATCTACGCCACCAACCCTGTCGTGAAGGACGCGTGGAAGCTGGCCTCCGAGGCGGCCACGTCCGATCTGACCGCGAAGCTCCGCCAGTTCCAGCCCGGTTGGGACCCCGGCCTGGCCAACAGCACCTTCGCCAGCACCGTCTGCCCGGCGTGGATGCTCGCGCACATCAGCGAGAAGGCGGGCCCGAACAACAAGGGCAAGTGGGACGTCGCCAAGGCGCCCAAGGGCGCCAACTGGGGCGGAGCGTTCCTCGGCGTCATGGAGAAGAGCCCCGTCAAGAAGGAGGCGCAGGAGCTCGTAGCCTGGCTCACCGCCCCTGAGCAGCAGGCCTACATCTTCAAGAAGCTCGGCAACCTCCCCTCGTCGCAGACCGCGTTGGAGATGCCCGAAGTGGTCGATGCCAAGTCGGACTACTTCAGCGGCGCGCCCATCGGGCAGATCTTCGGCGCCGCGGCCCAGGAGATCCCCGACGAGCAGGTACTCGGCCGTAAGGACGGCACCATCAAGGACATCTTCTCGCAGGGTCTGACCTTGATCGAGGCGCAGAACAAGAGCCCGAACGAGGCGTGGAAGACCACTGACGAGCGCATCGAGAAGGCCGCCGGCTGA
- a CDS encoding ribonuclease H — protein MRERLVAACDGASKGNPGPAGWAWVVADGAETPSRWEAGPLGKATNNVAELTALERLLTAVDPDVQLEIRMDSQYAMKAVTTWLPGWKRNGWKTSAGKPVANQDLVVRIDELLDGRKVDFRYVPAHQVDGDPLNDFADRAASQAAIVQEPAGSDLGSPEPPPSPDTPAAGAPRRKAAAAARPRKGGGSSRTIKAKFAGRCLCGRSYAAGEPIAKNAQGWGHPECRTADA, from the coding sequence ATGCGTGAACGACTGGTGGCCGCGTGCGACGGGGCTTCGAAGGGAAACCCCGGACCGGCGGGCTGGGCCTGGGTGGTCGCCGACGGGGCCGAGACCCCGAGCCGCTGGGAGGCGGGGCCGCTCGGCAAGGCGACCAACAACGTCGCCGAACTCACCGCGCTGGAACGCCTGTTGACGGCTGTCGACCCGGACGTGCAGCTGGAGATCCGGATGGACTCGCAGTACGCCATGAAAGCCGTCACCACCTGGCTGCCCGGCTGGAAGCGCAACGGCTGGAAGACCTCGGCCGGCAAGCCCGTCGCCAACCAGGATCTCGTCGTCCGCATCGACGAACTCCTCGACGGCCGCAAGGTCGACTTCCGCTACGTCCCCGCCCACCAGGTCGACGGCGACCCGCTCAACGACTTCGCCGACCGGGCCGCCAGCCAGGCCGCGATCGTCCAGGAGCCCGCGGGCAGCGACCTCGGCTCACCCGAGCCGCCGCCCTCGCCCGACACTCCGGCCGCCGGCGCCCCGCGCCGCAAGGCCGCCGCCGCGGCCCGGCCGCGCAAGGGCGGGGGCTCCTCCCGCACGATCAAGGCGAAGTTCGCGGGCCGCTGCCTGTGCGGCCGCTCCTACGCCGCCGGGGAGCCCATCGCCAAGAACGCGCAGGGCTGGGGCCACCCGGAGTGCCGTACGGCGGACGCCTGA